Genomic window (Sulfurimonas sp.):
ATCTATAAGTTTACAAATCATTGCAATATTTATAGCTTTTAACGCATCTACTCTTTATGAGTATATGTTTGTCTTTTTTCTAGTTGGTGCTGCACTAGATGGAAATCGCATAGCATCTGGAAACCTTATTTTAGCCCTTGCACCTGCTGATAAAAGACCTGTATATGTTGCCTTGCAAATAAATATCATCTCATTTGGATTGTTTTTTTCACTTGTTGGGGGAGTTATTTTACACTTTTTTAACTACACTATTCTTTATAGCACAGCAAGTGCTATGCTATTTTCATCACTATATTTTTCTTTTAAACTAAAGGATTAGTAAAAGCTTTAGATGCCAAAAAAGCTTTTGATGAAGGCTCTTTCTTTTGGTGTTTCTATAAGAATTTTGACCTCTGTGTCATCATCTCTTGTGATAATAACATCGTTTCCTTCAACTCTCATATACTCTTTTGCCCACTCTTTATCAAGCTCATCTAAACGATGAAGTATCTCAGCATTACTTGGTTTTTCTTTTTCATCAGTTAGCTTATTTAAAATAGCTAAACCACCCATTCTTTTTTCTAGTTCGTAAGGACTATAAACCTTTATGGCTTTATAAATTCTCTCTTCTTTTGCCTCTGGCATCGCTCTTTTCATAGACAAAACACCCATAATTAAAAAACCAGCCAATAAAGCAAAAACAAAAATCTTTTTTACTAAACTCATTTCACTTTTTTCTTCACTCATTTACTACTCCAATTTTGTATATAATTTTTTGCTTTTTCATCTAACATTTTCATTCTATCTTTACCTTTTGGCAATGTTTTTCTTAGATTTTTCATCTCTTTTAAAAAATCACCTATGCTATCTGGAATAAGATTTTGCAAATAAATACGAAGATGTTTTGCCATCGCAGGTGACGCTCCTGAGGTAGATACGGCAATAGTTAAATCATCTTTTTTTATATAAGATGGGAAAATAAAATCACAATAATCAACAGAATCAACAGAATTACAAAGACAATTATACTTTTTTGATTCGCTAAAGATTTCTGCTTGAAGTGGTATATCATCAACAGCAACAATAACTATACCAAATTCTGAGATATCCCCTTCTTTATAAGCTCTTTTTTCATAATGAAGCTTATTTTTTTTAATAGCACTAGACATATCATCTGATAAGTCTAGTGCTATTATAGAGATATCTTGTGTGAAATCTAAGAGATGATCTAACTTTTCATAAGCTATATAGCCACCACCAACGATAAGTATTTGTTGATTGTCAAGTTTGATAAAAGCAGGAAAATAAGCCATAATTCTCTTTTAAATTTTTAACGACATAATAGCATAATTTAAAAAATTCTAAACTTGACAAACATCAACTCAGATTAATAAAAATTAGCTAAAATCCTCTTAACTAAATTTAAAAATAAAGATAATAAATATGAAAGATGAAATACTATCGAGAATACAAAAAAAGTTTCCACTTGTCCCAAAACCTTTTGAGACTATTGCAAATGAACTTGAAATGAGTGAAGCTGAAGTTTTAGCAATCTTGCAAGAAGAAAAGCATAAAGGTATAATCCGCCAAACTTCTGCTATATTTGACACAAAAAGATTAGGCTATAAATCATCTCTTGTAGCATTTAAAATCGCAGAAGATAAAATAGATAGTGCAGTAAAAATCATAAATTCACACCCAGGAATCTCTCACAATTACGAGAGAAACCATGAGTTCAATATTTGGTTTACTCTTGGTATCGCTCCTGATTCTACACTAGGACTTGATAAAACTGTTGAGATACTTGCAAAACTAACAGAGGCAGATGACTTCATTATGCTTCCAACTCTAAAACTTTTTAAAATTAATGTTAAATTAAACACAACTGGCAAAGATGAGAAAAAAGAAAAAGTTAAAAAAGTTATTCATACTGAGATAGAGATGACACCCCTACATAACGCAATAGTAAGAACGGCACAGTATGATATAGAGATGATAAGTGAGCCATTTAAAAAGATTATTGATGATTTAAATATTGACTATGATAAGTTTTTCTCTATTTTAAGAGAACTTCAAGATGCTGGAATAATGAGAAGATTTGCATCTATACTTAATCATAGGAAAGCTGGTTTTAATGCAAACGCGATGGTTGTTTGGGATGTTGATGAAGGAGAAAAAGGCAAAGCTATCGGAGAAATAGCGGCAGCTTTTAGCGCTGTTAGTCACTGTTACCTTCGCCCAAAATATCCAAACTGGCAATTTAACCTTTTTACTATGGTTCATGGTAAAACAAAAAAAGAAACTAATGGTATAATTGCTGAAATGGCACAGGAAATAGACTCAAAAACTCATATGCCTCTTTATAGCTCAAGAGAGTTTAAAAAGATACGCATAGAATACTTCACCCCAGCAATTGAAGCTTGGGAAGAACAATATAGTAAATAGGAAAAATAAATGGAACTTTTTTTTGAATTAGAGATAGTATATCTTATCATTGGTGCTTTTATATTAACAATAACAGCTATTGTAACTACTAGAGATTTTATGCCAAAGGTTGCTTTTAAAAGAGGCATGTTAGGTGTTGGAGGATTTTTAACTTTGATGATTTCTTTTCACTTCTATATGACAACCACAAGAATGGAAGGCGTAAAAGAGATTTTTAACAACAATGAAACTATCATTTGTGAAAACAAAATGCGTAGAACTATTTCAAGATCAGTTTTACTTTCTAAAGAATTAGGATGGAGGCTTGAAGGCGATAAGTTTAAAAATGATGGTTATGAGCGTGATTTTCATACCTCAAGATGTATAGAATTTGATGGAATAGTACCTAAGTAGATGCTAGCAATTTTAAAACGATACTCAATGGCACTTATTTTTCTTTTCGTTGTTGTTGTTCTTATGTTAGCTGGAACTTTTGGTGTTATGAGTTTTGCCAACGGCATGGTTAAAGAGATGGGAATAGAGATGAAACCAAGAGGGGAGGATATGACTAAATGAGTTTAAATATTATACTTGTTATTGGTGTTATTTTAAGTATTGGTTTTCACTTTATTGGTGTTTATGCAAATGCAAAAAAAACAATATGGTTGATGCTTGTCATTATGTGGGCAGGTTCTTTTAGCATAGCAATGAATGAAGTTAAACCAAGTGCTTATGATGAAGTTAAAAAAATAAAAGGTCAATTTGAAGACACAGATAAACTCATCCAAGATGCTGGAACTGAGATGTCTTTATATGATTTTTTACTAATTAAAAAAAGTTACATTAAAAATAATCCTAAAAAATGATACAGCTTAAAAGCATCTCTATCATTGGTTGCGGTTGGTTGGGTAAACCGTTAGCTAAGACTCTTGAAAAAGAGTCTAGAGTCCAGTGTTTTGATAGAGAAAAAACTTCAGACAACTCCTCTTTTTGGCAAAACGACACAATAATAATTGCAATAAATACAAAAGATAACTATCTAAAAACTCTACAGAAAATCGCAAAACTCAGCTCTACTTCTTCAAATATCATCTTGTTAAGTTCTATCTCTGTATATAGAGAATTTAACTCTATCTTAGATGAAAATGTAGATATAACACAAAAAAATCTTCAAAAAGAAGCAGAAGAGTTAATGCAAAATTTAAGAAAAAATCTTCTTATTTTACGACTTGGCGGTTTGATGGGCGAAGATAGGATCTCTGGAAAATGGAAAAAAGTATCTTCGTTTAAAGATGGACCTGTAAATTATATACATCGTGAAGATGTTATAAACATAATAAAAAAGTTGCTTAAAAGTGATGTGAAAAATGGGATTTTTAACCTTGTCGCACCACAACATCCCCTTCGTTCACTTGTACATGAACAAAATGCAAAAAACTTTGGTTTCATGCTAGGGAGTTTTAAAGAAAAAACTTCTAAAATAATCAACTCTGATGCTATCATCAAAAAACTAAACTATACTTTTTTATATCCAAATCCATTAAAGTTTTGGAACTAATCATAAAACTTGAGCAAACTCAGCATAATTATAATAAAATTATATTATAATTATAAATATTGATTATCTAAAGGAAAGATTTTATGAAATTTTTTTTTATACTACTTATGACACTAAGCTCCATTTTATTAGCTTCAGATACTACGCAAGAAACAAAAATGGATAAAGAAATTCAAAAACAGATAGAAAAAGAAAAGAGGTATGCAAAAGAGCAAACTTTTTATAAAGGCAAGGATTATAATCTAAAAAGTTTTGAAGTAAATCCTGATGCCATAAAATCTATCCCAAAATCAAATATTGACTACTCTGACGGTGATAATGTTTTAGAGATGGACTAAAAGAAATATTTTAAAAAAGGTGATACTATATATATTATTACATAATACTTTTATATCTCATCACGAATAATCTCTTTTAGTTTATGAGTCAAAATTGTATCTCTATCACTCTTTGCATACATTGTAACAAGATATAAATTATCTCCATTGACATAGTATGTCACAACTCTAAAACCTGCTCTTTTACCCGTTGGTATAGATGAGTTTTGAAGTCTTACTTTATATAGTCCACTTTCAAGAGCTATCCCTAATTCTGGATTCTTACTAAGTTCTTCGATTAGAAGAGATAAATCTTCTTTTATTTTTGGAAATCGTTTCTTTAATTTTTTAACATCTTTATCAAACCGAGGAATGGTTTCAATGCTATAATTCATCAAGTAGTTCTTTTACAGGTCTTGAATGTAAATCGCCATTATTAACAGCTTTAATTTCTTCTAATCCTTCTCTAAAATTACTTATTACTTCTTTTTCATTTTGAGAATTTAATTTTAAAACTTCTACGCCATCGCTTTTAAAATGTTCTAACATCCACAGAACTTTATCTGCGATAGATTCATTTTTAATATCTATTGCTAATTGCATGAGGTCTCCTTTTTGAATATTTTTATAATTTAGATTATAGCATGTTAGTCATTTCACTACAACAAAATACACATTACCCGTTCCACTATCCACGATATTGCTTTCCCGTATCGGGTGGAGTCATTGGAGCGGTTAATTGGTATGTGAGTATCATCTGTCTCATGAGTGGAGTTAATAATTAAGATAGTGATTTTAAAGAGTTTAAGAGGTACAGAAAGTCAACACAGTTCTATTATTTGTTAAATAGTATATAATGTTGATTATGATTAGCATGAAGGCTTATAATTTAAAAAGTTTTGAAGTAAATCCTGATGCCATAAAATCTATCCCAAAATCAAATATTGACTACTCTGACGGTGATAATGTTTTAGAGATGGACTAGAAACTAATAAGTATTTATCTATGGTGGTCGAGGTGAGATTCGAACTCACGGTGGATTTGCACCCACACAACCTTTCCAAGGTTGCACCATCGGCCACTCGGACACTCGACCATATATTAAAAAGAAACCGCATCTTACCTTTATCATTCTTAAAAATCAAATTTTTATCTTATTTTAGATAAAATCACATATTATTTCACAAAGGATAGGAATGCTAAGCATTGCTTCATTTTTAAAACTCTTAAAAGAATCATTTAGAGATTTATTGCCTATCATTCTTGTTATTATGTTTTTTCAACTTGCCATCATTCAAAGTGTACCTGAAAACTGGTTAAGCACTTCTATTGGACTTGCTATTGTTGGTGTTGGACTTGCTGTTTTTCTTTTAGGGCTTGAAGTTGGTATCTTTCCTGTTGGGGAAGGTCTTGCTAGTGAGTTTGCAAGAAAAGGCTCCACAAAATGGATAATAATATTTGCTTTTATGATTGGTTTTGGTACTACTATCGCCGAGCCTGCCCTTATTGTCATCGCACAAAAAGCTGCTAGTATTAGTGCGGGGCGAATAGATGCTACATTTTTAAGACTCGTTGTTGCTTTTTCTGTTGGCTTTGCCATTGTTGTTGGTGTTTGGCGGATTATAAAAGGTCATCCTATCCACTACTATATCATCTCTGGATACATCATGGTTGTAGCTGCAACAGCCTTTGCACCAAAAGAGATAGTTGGTCTTGCTTATGATTTAGGTGGAGTTACTACTTCAACCGTAACCGTTCCCCTTGTAGCAGCTCTTGGGATCGGTCTAGCATCTACCATAAAAGGTCGAAATCCTGTTTTAGATGGTTTTGGACTTATTGCATTTGCTTCTTTAACTCCTATGATATTTGTACAGTTTTATGGAATTTTCGTATATGAGTTTGTAGATGCAACTACAGCTATAACCACTCAAATAACAGAAATTCCAAAAACACCCTTAGCATTTGACTTTAAAATTCTTAGTATTTTGCAAGGTCTTATAGATGTTATCATTGATGTTCTGCCCATCTTGGGAATTATAATCTTTTTTCAATATGTAATCCTTAAACAAAAAATCGACAATCTAAAAGAAGTTATTATAGGTTTTGGTTTAGTTATTCTCGGTCTAGATGCTTTTGTAGTTGGCTTAGAAATGGGTTTATTTTCTGTTGGTGAAACGATGGCGTTTGAGCTAACTCAATATGACAACAACTTTATCATATACTCTTTTGGTTTTCTTATTGGTTTTTCTACAACTATGGCGGAACCTTCCCTAACTGCTATTGCAAAAAAAGCAAAAGAAATTAGTGATGGCAAGATAAATGACTTTGTTCTTCGTCTTTTTGTTGCGCTTGGTGTTGCTATTGGTATTTCCCTTGGAGCATACAGAATTGTTGTTGGTGGAGAAATTGTTTACTATATCATGGCAGGTTATCTTTTTGTAATAGCTCTTACTTTTATTGCACCAAAATATATCATCCCCATAGCTTATGATAGTGGTGGTGTTACAACATCAACTATCACTGTTCCTCTTGTTGCAGCTCTTGGTCTTGGACTAGCTACAAACATAGATGGAAGGGACCCACTTATTGATGGATTTGGTTTGATTGCTTTTGCTTCACTCTTTCCTATGCTTACCGTTATGCTCTATGGTATCATCACCGACAGGATGGGAATAAAAGGTGTTCAAGAGATAGAGGAAATGCATAAACATGAGCTCCAAGATGCCATCGAACATGCTTATGATATGGGGCTCTCAACTATCAACATAGAAGGAACGGGAGAACGGCACTCCTATAAAATGCCTTTTTCAGCAGTTCATGTCATAGTACCTAAAAAAAATCAAGATAAAGCTCTTATGGCCGCTCGTGATGCAGGTGCTGGAGGAGTGACTATTATGGATGCTCACGGTATGGGACTTCTTGAAATGGACAACTTTTACAAACGACTTTATAGTGAGCCAACAGATGTAAATCTAATGTTTGTCGTTCCTAGCAAAAAAGTTGATGCTATTATACTTGCTGTGATGAGAAAACTAGATATTGTAGGAAAAGGAGATGGTGTATCTTACTCTTACCCAGTATCGCATCTTAAAGGCTTAACTCTAAAAAGTAGTGATTTATAAGTTTTATTTTAAAAGGTCCTTGTAATCATATTTAGTTAAATTGATATAGTATTTTTTCCCTATTCTTATGATTCTACTATCAGATTTAGCTACCTTTTTAAATCTCTCTTTTATCTTTAAACTCTTCTTTTTTGAAATATTATTATTTTTTAGATAACTTTTTAGAGAAATCGGTGTACCTTCTTTTTCAGCTTGTGCTTCTATTTCTACTTCTACTAACTCTTCTTCATCTGGAGCATTAAGTAAAAACTTTGATGAGATAGTATTTAGTATATTCTTTAACTGCTCATCTTTATCTTTATAAATTTGTTCTATTTTCTCTCGCTCAGATATTAGCATCTGCTCTTTTTGATCTCTTAGCGTTTTTGTTTCACCTTCGAGTTTTTCAACTTTTGTTTGTAACTTTTGGTTTTGTTCTTCTAAAAACTTATAATACTTAGCATCTGTATGAACAACAGATACTCTTCTTGTACTTGTTTTGTTAGTTGTTTGAGAACTTTTTGTTATAAGGACATACTTTATGCCATCTTCAACAACACTCTGTAAAGAGCCTCTTCTTATGCGGTTATGAATTGCCTCTTTTGATACACCAAGTTTTGTAGCAGCATCTGCTATACTCATTTTACTCATATCTATTACCTCATATTTTCAAAAACAAGTGGTGCTTCCCACTCACCTGAACGAATCTCTGCCATTACTTTTTGCAAGTCATCAAGATTCTTGCCCTTAACTCTTATAGCATCTCCTTCTATTTGAGCGTTCACCTTTAACTTCATCTTCTTTATCTCTGCTGTTATTTTTTTAGCTTCTTTAGACTCTATATAATCAACAACCTTAAAGGTCATTTTTCTATTGTTTCCAGAAGAATCTTCAACTTTCAACTCTTCTAAAACTTTTGAAGAGAGTCCTTGTTTTAAAAATTTTGCTACAACTATATCTTTTAAAGCATCAAGTTTATTATCACTAGATGCTATTAGAATAAGCGTTTTAGCTTTTTCGTTATATGTAACTTCATATGTAGTTCCCTTAAAATCGTAGCGATTAGCAACTTCTCTATCTACCATATTTATAGCATTTTTAAAATTTTGCATATCTATTTTTGCACTAATATCAAATGAGTGTTCTTTTGCCACAGTAATTCCTTAATTTTATTTCATAACAGTTTTTATTATTATAACATATTACTAAGTTTGTTAGTCGTTTTAAAAACTAGGACTTCCATCAAAAGAGCCAAAACTACCAAAAGAAGCAAAACTTGGGTCAGTGTATCCTAACATCATAGACTTTGAACGAAGTTTTTCTATATCTGCTTTACTTGAAATATCTTGTGGACAAACAAGCGTACATTCATTACAAAGCGTACAATCCCAGATACCATTTTTCTGCAAGGCATCTATCTTAGAAACCTCATCATTATCTCTAACATCACTCACATATCTCCAAACTTTTGTTAGTGAGAATGGTCCTAAAAACTCTGGATTTACTTCATACACGGGACAAGCACTATAACAAGAACCACATAAAATACAGTCACTTTGAATCTCATTTATTTTTTCATTTTCTTGAGTTGGTTTTACATCTGAAAGAAATGGATTTTGCCAAGCTTTTGCTTTTTTGTTAAACTCGTACGCCTTGTCCATATTCACAACTAAGTCACGAATTACTAAAGAGTTTTTAAGTGGTTCTATAAAATCATCTTCTTGTATTTTATATGAACAAGCTAAAACTTCTCTACCATTGACACGCATGGCGCAACTTCCACAAACACTACTTCTACATCCACTAGCAAAACTTAAACTTGCGTCTTGAGTCGTTTTTATCTTTTGTAAAACTTCTAAAAGAGTGGCATTTTGCATCTGTACTTCGTACTCTACTTTAGTTTGTCTTTGTATAAAAATCTTCATTTTAGCCCTCCATCTTCATATGGAAAATCTACTCTAAAATGAGCACCTCTACTCTCTTTTCTACTCATGGCACCAACTAAAATTAACTTAGCTATCTCTAACATATTTTTAAATTCTAAAAATTCTATAAGATTTGTATTATAAGTTTGTGAGTCATCTTCTACTCCCATTTTTGGAAGTTGCGATATGTACTCCTCAACTTCACTTAAAACCTCTTGGAGTCCTTTTTTATCTCTTGAAATACCAACATTTTTATAAAAAGAATTTCCTAGTTTTTCCTTTATCTCATAAAAATTTATCTCTATTTTTTTATGAAAACTTTCAAGTTTTATCTCTTTTTTATACTCTTGTGAAAGAGCAACATCTCTGTCATATTTAGCAGCATTTTCTCCCGCTTGTTTTCCAAAAACAATTAACTCCAAAAGAGAGTTTCCTCCAAGTCGATTTGCTCCATGGACTCTATGATTAGCACACTCTCCAACTGCAAATAAACCTTTTATGTTAGTCATAGAGTTTTTATCTACCACTATGCCTCCCATGGTATAGTGAGCTACTGGTTTTATAGGGATTAAATCATATACTGGGTCAATATTTTCATAAAATTTTGCTAACTTTCTCTCTTGTGGCAACTCTTCATCTATAAATTCTTCTCCCAAATGACGAATATCTAAAAAAATATCTTCACCTTTAGAAATCTCATCATTGATAGCTCTAGCTACCTCATCGCGAGGTAAAAGTTCATCTACAAACCTTTCATTTTTTGAATTTAGTAGATGCCCACCAGCACCTCTAGCACTCTCAGAAATCAAAATAGCTGTGTTTTTCAAAGCTGTTGGATGAAACTGCACAAATTCCATATCACTGACTTTAGCTCCTGCTCTTATTGCACTTGCTATTCCATCACCTGTCGTAGAAGTTGAGTTTGTAGAGAACTTGTCATAGATGCGACTATATCCACCTGTTGCTATTATGACTGATTTACTTTGGTATTGTTCTTGGATGCCGCTGCGTATATTTAAAATATTTGCTCCACTCACACCATTGGCATCTACACAAACATCAAGCAAATATCTCTCATTTAAAATCTCTATATCCAAACCAAGACAAACATCATAAAGTGTATGAAGAATTTTTAGTCCCGTATAGTCTTGGGCGTAACAAGCACGAGGGGCAGATGCGCCGCCTAGTGTTCTTTGTGCTATTTTTGCATCTTTAGTTCGTGAAAAACATACACCAAGTTTGTCTAACCATTCAACTGCTTCTTTTGCATTTTCACATAAAAATCTTACTGCTTCTTCGTTTGCCAAACCATGAGCAGATTTTAAAGTATTTTGTACATGTGCCTCAACACTATCATCTCCAGCATTACCAAAAGCCGCATTTATGCCACCCTGAGCCATACAAGTTTGACTTCTTGTTGCATACTCTTTTGTGACAATCACAACCTTAGCACCTTTTTTGTGAGCGTTTATTGCACTTACCAAACCTGCGCCTCCTGCGCCTATAATTAAAACATCACACTGTATCAATATTTTCTTTTTCCTCTATTTTAATTTTTATAGTAAAAACCGCTCCATTTTCACTATTTTTTACATCAATACTTCCATCTAGATGCTCTTGAATAATTTTTTTAGACATATAAAGTCCTAAGCCTGTTCCATTTTTTTCCATTTTTGTCGAAAAATACGGATCAAACACTTTGGATATTATTGATTCATCTATTCCACCTGCATTATCACTTATCTCTAAAGTGAAAAAATCATTTTCTTCATAGCTTTTAACTTTGATTTTTTTATCTTGTATATTATTTTGTTCCAGCTGTTCTCTTGCGTTGTTTAAAATATTTAACACCACTTGCATAAATTCATTTTCATAAAGTTTTACAAAACTTTTTGCATCTAGACTTAAAGTCACATCTATTGCACAATTTACCAAATTATCCTCTATCAAACGACATGCTTTTACAATAGCTGCATCAACATTTAAAATTTTTGATTTTTTATCTGATTTATAATAGTCTGAAAAATCTGAAATAATCTGGCTTAAATTTTGAGTATATGCGCCTATCTTATCAAGTTTTTTATCTAAAAATTTTATAAATTCTTCTCTTTGTATCTTATCATCTAAATCATACTTTTCTAACTCTAATGTCATCTTTAATGCTATTTGAGTGCTTGAAATTGCTCCTAAAGGTTGTTTCCACTGATGTGCTATCATACTTAACATCTCTCCCATTTGGGCAAGTCTTGACTGGTGTAGCATATAAGCATCTTTTTTTACTATCTCTTGGACTGTATTTTCAACCTTTGTTTCTAAGGATGCATTTAATTCGCTAAGCTTATTTTGCAATTCTTCAAGTTCAAAATTTTTCTTCTTTAAAAGATATTGTCTATATAAAAATATAGCACCAGCGATAAATATAAATATAAGAAGTTTTTTTACACCTTCGTACTCTTTTTGTGTTGTATAATTTATAGAAACCCACTCTTTTAAAATCTTTTGAATATCTCTTGCTTCAAGGCTCAGCGCTACTTTTTCAAATATTGAAAAAAGTATCTTATCTTCTTTTATAACACCAAAACTGCTTGTCACACTATCATCAAATCGCCCAGAAATCTTTAAATCAAGCTTTGAATATTCTTGCATATAGTAAGCAGCAACCATCATAACATCTATAAAACCATAGTATTCTCCACTTTCTACTCCTTTATACGCTTCAGCTCTTGAAGAAACTAAATTTAATTTAATTTTTGGATATTTTAAAAGTAAATTTTCTACATACGAATTTCCCTCTACTACTACAAATTCTTTGTCTAAAACTGTCTGTATGTCTAATATATAATTTTGCGAATTGTTTGTCACAACAACAAGTGGATCATGGTGATACGAGGTTGTAAAATTAAGATATTTTCTTCTTGATGGAGTTGGTTCTACAATAGGAAGTAAATCGCACTCGCCTTTTTTTGATTTTTCTAAAGACTGTTGCCAAGTACCTGTTTTAACAAGTTTAAATGATACTCCTAAGCTTTTCTTTGCAATATTTAAAATGCCTGAGCCAATGCCAATAAACTTACCATCAACAACTCCGCTGTATGGTAAATAATCTGGCGGGACACAAACTCTTATCTCTTTTTTATTTTTAAGATACTCTTTTTCTTTGGCAGTTAAAAAAATCGAATGATTATCAAAAATAAAAGTAGATACATCTAGCTCATATTTTGTTAATCCCATTATTTTATAAACATCAAAAATTCTTATGATTTTTTTCTGCGTGATTGTTCCTAACTCTTGCTCATTTGCGTATGCTAGTTTTTTTAACTCTTTTGCCTCAAATTTTAGCGCATCTAAGGTTTTATTCTGAGTATTGTATTTTTCATATATGATTTTTACGGCTTCATCGATATGCTCAAAAGCGTATCTCCACCCCTTTAGTGAAGCCTCTTTAAAAGCATCTACTCTTAAGGGATTTCTTTGTGCCTCTTTCTCAGATGTAAATAAAATATCGCTATAAAAATCAAAACCAACTTTTTTTGGAGAAAATATTTTATACGCTATGCCTCTTTTTTCTAAAATATATGGTTCATTTGAGATATAACCTGCATATAAATCAATCTTTCCATCTATAAACTCTTCAAGATCAAAATTATGCTCTTTAAAAGTCATATCACTTTCACTAACTCCATTTGAAAGAATCATGGCATGTATAGATGCCGTTTCAACAACATTTTTTATAAGCATGAGTTTTTTACCTACAAAATCTTTAATACCTTTTATATTTGATGACTCTAGAGCTAAAAGGGTAAAGGGTGAAGACTGAAAGATAGCAGATAACAAAACTATCTCTTTACCTCTTGAGCGTTCTCGTATAAGACTTGAACGACCTACTCCATAAGTAGCGCGAGAACTTAAAACTTCTTCAATTGTATTCATTGAATACTTAAATCTTTTAATCTCTACATCAAGTCCCACATCTTTATAATAACCTTTTTCTTTTGCCATATAATAACCAGCAAATTGAAACTGGTCTAACCAAACAAGTTGCAGTGATACTTTGTCTAAAGGCTTTTGTGCAGCAGATAAAGACAAAAAAACTATTAATAACAGGGTAAAATATTTCATGGTAGATTATACCACAAGTGTTAAAAAGTAGTACCTTAGCACTCTAAGTGTTCCTGCAATTATAACAAACCAAACAAACTTCAAACGCACAAGACCACTAACAAAAGTTAAAGGATCACCAATGATTGGAAGCCAAGAGAGTAAAAGTGCGAAGTACCCATACTTATGTCCATACTCTAAACTTTTTGTTCCGATTTTAGATGTTAGTAGTTTGTTTTTTGTTTTATCATAAAGTAAATATCCAAGCCAGTAGTTCAAACATATGGCTAAAACATTTCCAATAGATGCAACTATTACTGCTCTGCTTGGAGGCATATCAGATGCCAAAGCACTCACAAAAGCTAGTT
Coding sequences:
- a CDS encoding DNA-binding protein, producing the protein MSKMSIADAATKLGVSKEAIHNRIRRGSLQSVVEDGIKYVLITKSSQTTNKTSTRRVSVVHTDAKYYKFLEEQNQKLQTKVEKLEGETKTLRDQKEQMLISEREKIEQIYKDKDEQLKNILNTISSKFLLNAPDEEELVEVEIEAQAEKEGTPISLKSYLKNNNISKKKSLKIKERFKKVAKSDSRIIRIGKKYYINLTKYDYKDLLK
- a CDS encoding DUF1538 domain-containing protein; its protein translation is MLSIASFLKLLKESFRDLLPIILVIMFFQLAIIQSVPENWLSTSIGLAIVGVGLAVFLLGLEVGIFPVGEGLASEFARKGSTKWIIIFAFMIGFGTTIAEPALIVIAQKAASISAGRIDATFLRLVVAFSVGFAIVVGVWRIIKGHPIHYYIISGYIMVVAATAFAPKEIVGLAYDLGGVTTSTVTVPLVAALGIGLASTIKGRNPVLDGFGLIAFASLTPMIFVQFYGIFVYEFVDATTAITTQITEIPKTPLAFDFKILSILQGLIDVIIDVLPILGIIIFFQYVILKQKIDNLKEVIIGFGLVILGLDAFVVGLEMGLFSVGETMAFELTQYDNNFIIYSFGFLIGFSTTMAEPSLTAIAKKAKEISDGKINDFVLRLFVALGVAIGISLGAYRIVVGGEIVYYIMAGYLFVIALTFIAPKYIIPIAYDSGGVTTSTITVPLVAALGLGLATNIDGRDPLIDGFGLIAFASLFPMLTVMLYGIITDRMGIKGVQEIEEMHKHELQDAIEHAYDMGLSTINIEGTGERHSYKMPFSAVHVIVPKKNQDKALMAARDAGAGGVTIMDAHGMGLLEMDNFYKRLYSEPTDVNLMFVVPSKKVDAIILAVMRKLDIVGKGDGVSYSYPVSHLKGLTLKSSDL
- a CDS encoding MFS transporter, whose protein sequence is MHNSWTLLKGDKDLQIQLKTFLFAYGYLIALPFIILDAQTKIDLDGLAIGSLITTQMVGAMLSNFLWGKLSSNGLNKLTANISISLQIIAIFIAFNASTLYEYMFVFFLVGAALDGNRIASGNLILALAPADKRPVYVALQINIISFGLFFSLVGGVILHFFNYTILYSTASAMLFSSLYFSFKLKD
- a CDS encoding Lrp/AsnC family transcriptional regulator, with the protein product MKDEILSRIQKKFPLVPKPFETIANELEMSEAEVLAILQEEKHKGIIRQTSAIFDTKRLGYKSSLVAFKIAEDKIDSAVKIINSHPGISHNYERNHEFNIWFTLGIAPDSTLGLDKTVEILAKLTEADDFIMLPTLKLFKINVKLNTTGKDEKKEKVKKVIHTEIEMTPLHNAIVRTAQYDIEMISEPFKKIIDDLNIDYDKFFSILRELQDAGIMRRFASILNHRKAGFNANAMVVWDVDEGEKGKAIGEIAAAFSAVSHCYLRPKYPNWQFNLFTMVHGKTKKETNGIIAEMAQEIDSKTHMPLYSSREFKKIRIEYFTPAIEAWEEQYSK
- a CDS encoding bifunctional precorrin-2 dehydrogenase/sirohydrochlorin ferrochelatase, yielding MAYFPAFIKLDNQQILIVGGGYIAYEKLDHLLDFTQDISIIALDLSDDMSSAIKKNKLHYEKRAYKEGDISEFGIVIVAVDDIPLQAEIFSESKKYNCLCNSVDSVDYCDFIFPSYIKKDDLTIAVSTSGASPAMAKHLRIYLQNLIPDSIGDFLKEMKNLRKTLPKGKDRMKMLDEKAKNYIQNWSSK
- a CDS encoding YajQ family cyclic di-GMP-binding protein — protein: MAKEHSFDISAKIDMQNFKNAINMVDREVANRYDFKGTTYEVTYNEKAKTLILIASSDNKLDALKDIVVAKFLKQGLSSKVLEELKVEDSSGNNRKMTFKVVDYIESKEAKKITAEIKKMKLKVNAQIEGDAIRVKGKNLDDLQKVMAEIRSGEWEAPLVFENMR